A portion of the uncultured Draconibacterium sp. genome contains these proteins:
- a CDS encoding RagB/SusD family nutrient uptake outer membrane protein, with amino-acid sequence MMKKILYIVLVLLVFTSCENLLVEEPKTQISTEFFYQNEQDATMALTAAYAQIKVGPGYYKQQFLSNVYASSDQGQSSWKHGDYYKGILTSTNGTLPTTWNEIYIAIRDANNVIYNVPGIDMDESLRNRIVGEARFLRALHYFNLVRCFGEVPLRTEPVQPGEEDGLPVSSRTDIYDVIISDLEYASENCWGRTEAELGRVTNASAQALLARVYLHIASSSRCAAEGNEGCAPYAEFGSDYKAYYELCKTYCDLALSQPGYQLVSNLEDWKSIFDPSNGNNPETLFEVQGSSATEQGTAVSNLFSPRNAGLSGGGWGGTNKLLPGFINNNINKNDPRFINGIIHEFETSTLRHEINPNLNGYKKYDIVTGAPKGNMNLVYTAKYIDSDATTEYTSQQNWHVIRLADVYLMRAEALAEIGDNPALANADFNALRSRVGMEDFDAAGMTMDEFRDALLRERAAELFMEGNRFFDLTRLGKYEQLAKSAFDPNNKGLQQGKRGPEDYSWPIPITETSANKNID; translated from the coding sequence ATGATGAAAAAAATATTATATATAGTGTTGGTTCTGTTGGTATTTACTTCTTGCGAAAATTTACTTGTAGAAGAACCGAAAACACAAATCAGTACAGAGTTCTTTTATCAAAATGAACAAGATGCTACGATGGCTTTAACTGCAGCTTATGCACAAATAAAAGTGGGACCAGGATATTATAAGCAACAGTTTCTTTCTAATGTTTATGCTTCTTCCGACCAGGGGCAATCGAGTTGGAAACATGGAGACTATTATAAAGGAATTTTAACCTCAACAAATGGAACACTTCCGACTACATGGAATGAAATTTATATTGCTATTCGCGATGCCAATAATGTAATTTACAATGTTCCTGGCATTGATATGGATGAGAGTTTAAGGAATAGAATTGTTGGTGAAGCAAGATTTTTAAGGGCCTTGCATTACTTCAACCTTGTGCGTTGTTTTGGCGAGGTGCCATTAAGAACTGAGCCCGTACAACCCGGTGAAGAAGATGGTTTACCGGTTTCATCAAGAACGGATATTTATGATGTAATAATCAGTGACCTTGAATATGCTTCTGAAAACTGTTGGGGACGAACCGAAGCAGAATTAGGAAGGGTAACCAATGCCTCGGCACAAGCACTTTTGGCAAGGGTCTACCTTCATATTGCTTCTTCTTCGCGATGTGCAGCCGAAGGCAATGAAGGATGCGCTCCATATGCTGAATTTGGCAGTGATTATAAAGCATATTACGAACTGTGTAAAACTTATTGCGACTTAGCATTAAGTCAGCCAGGCTATCAGCTGGTTTCAAATCTCGAAGACTGGAAAAGCATTTTCGACCCATCAAACGGGAATAATCCTGAAACTTTATTTGAAGTACAGGGAAGTTCTGCAACCGAACAAGGTACCGCTGTGTCGAACTTATTTTCGCCTCGTAATGCAGGTCTAAGTGGCGGAGGCTGGGGAGGTACAAACAAATTGTTGCCGGGCTTCATAAATAACAATATTAACAAGAACGACCCACGGTTTATCAATGGAATTATTCACGAATTTGAAACATCCACTTTGCGCCATGAGATTAATCCAAATCTTAACGGTTATAAAAAATATGACATAGTTACCGGCGCACCAAAAGGCAACATGAACCTTGTTTATACTGCGAAATATATTGATAGTGATGCAACTACAGAATATACAAGTCAGCAAAACTGGCACGTAATACGATTAGCCGATGTTTATTTGATGCGAGCAGAAGCACTTGCAGAAATTGGTGATAATCCCGCCCTGGCAAATGCTGATTTTAATGCGCTTAGAAGCCGTGTTGGAATGGAAGACTTTGATGCCGCAGGTATGACTATGGATGAATTCAGAGATGCATTGTTACGCGAAAGAGCTGCTGAGCTTTTTATGGAAGGAAACCGCTTTTTCGACCTTACACGTTTGGGTAAATACGAACAATTAGCAAAAAGTGCATTCGACCCAAATAATAAAGGGCTGCAACAAGGTAAAAGAGGCCCCGAAGATTATAGTTGGCCAATCCCAATTACCGAAACTTCGGCTAATAAAAACATTGATTAA
- a CDS encoding sulfatase-like hydrolase/transferase, with translation MKIIYMIISLVVFLPGLLSAQEKSERPNVVFIISDQHKTEALGCYGDQLIITPHIDKLAEEGVKLTNCYVAAPVCAPSRAALVTGMYPFANGAPYHKAPVEMPNGKVKHIGTGFLRETGYHEGIETLAEIFSANNYVTASPGKMHVHGELQKDVDEDHPGGNDMGWDVINTRYYTHFPGGHYQDEVGEDTYQRYRQFKKYAKAYNGGSMHLNEDYKPTLVEKDEDNFDMVVARKSVEFINQRGKDGKNFFLHVGFEKPHPPYTTTQKYLDMYSPADFSLPETANDWYGKGKYPWVPDWLHSGWPQKDTSATKNIMASYYACITEVDDMVGRVISALKENGLYENTIIIYTTDHGEHLFEHGLRGKHCMYEDAVNVPFIISYPKLFPKGESNDMLMSFIDVMPTLCELTGTKVPQSAQGKSLVNNLENGTKINDRIIYSEFRGANYKGFNEVKNLPSRMMRKGDYKFIYTHGIIDQLYNLQEDPDELNNLVLDENYKNMVNDFRFQTLVDKPILEYEFLNISIKKGFLKWQDFKQAKSYAVYYAKQNNPMQARAVATGLSELKYKPINNGYYWVMAIPKLTRTSQRMGNTPVFLENYTYKLPVTKGIEYNLEK, from the coding sequence ATGAAGATTATTTATATGATAATAAGCCTGGTAGTATTTCTTCCGGGCTTATTGTCGGCACAAGAAAAATCAGAACGCCCCAATGTTGTTTTTATCATATCCGACCAGCATAAAACCGAGGCTTTAGGATGTTATGGCGACCAACTTATTATTACTCCCCATATCGACAAACTGGCCGAAGAAGGTGTTAAGTTAACAAACTGCTACGTAGCTGCTCCTGTTTGTGCACCCAGCAGGGCTGCCTTGGTTACAGGAATGTACCCTTTTGCTAATGGGGCTCCATACCACAAAGCACCGGTTGAAATGCCAAATGGAAAAGTAAAACACATTGGAACCGGATTTTTAAGAGAAACCGGATACCATGAGGGAATTGAAACCCTGGCTGAAATATTCAGTGCCAACAATTATGTAACTGCCTCTCCCGGGAAAATGCATGTTCATGGCGAACTCCAAAAAGATGTTGACGAAGACCACCCGGGAGGAAATGATATGGGCTGGGATGTGATTAACACAAGGTATTATACGCATTTCCCCGGGGGACATTATCAGGATGAAGTTGGAGAAGATACCTATCAGCGTTACCGACAATTTAAAAAGTATGCGAAAGCATACAACGGAGGCTCAATGCATTTGAATGAAGATTACAAACCAACACTGGTAGAAAAAGACGAAGATAATTTTGATATGGTTGTGGCCCGGAAATCGGTTGAGTTCATTAACCAACGCGGCAAGGATGGAAAAAACTTTTTCCTGCATGTAGGTTTTGAGAAACCACATCCGCCATACACTACTACTCAAAAATATCTGGATATGTATAGCCCTGCTGATTTTAGCTTGCCAGAAACGGCTAATGATTGGTACGGAAAAGGAAAATATCCTTGGGTGCCGGATTGGCTTCACAGTGGCTGGCCCCAAAAGGACACTTCTGCAACGAAAAATATAATGGCATCATACTACGCCTGTATTACAGAAGTAGATGATATGGTAGGGCGTGTAATCTCTGCATTAAAAGAAAATGGATTATATGAGAACACCATTATCATTTATACCACCGACCATGGAGAACATTTATTTGAGCATGGATTAAGGGGAAAACATTGCATGTACGAAGATGCGGTCAATGTTCCTTTCATTATATCTTATCCAAAGTTATTTCCGAAAGGGGAATCAAACGATATGCTTATGAGTTTTATTGATGTAATGCCAACACTTTGCGAATTAACAGGAACTAAAGTTCCGCAATCAGCCCAGGGAAAATCATTAGTCAATAACTTAGAAAACGGGACGAAAATCAATGACCGCATTATTTATTCTGAATTTAGGGGAGCTAATTATAAAGGTTTTAATGAAGTGAAGAACCTGCCATCGCGAATGATGCGTAAAGGCGACTATAAATTTATATATACGCATGGAATTATTGATCAGCTTTATAATTTACAGGAAGACCCGGACGAATTGAACAATCTGGTACTGGATGAAAATTATAAGAATATGGTCAATGATTTCCGTTTCCAGACATTGGTTGATAAGCCTATTTTAGAGTACGAATTTCTGAATATTTCCATAAAAAAGGGTTTCTTAAAATGGCAAGACTTTAAACAGGCTAAAAGCTATGCCGTTTATTATGCGAAGCAGAATAATCCCATGCAAGCCAGGGCTGTTGCAACCGGCCTTAGCGAGCTAAAGTACAAGCCAATAAACAATGGATATTATTGGGTAATGGCGATTCCTAAATTAACCAGAACTTCACAACGTATGGGCAACACACCTGTTTTCTTAGAAAATTACACATATAAACTTCCCGTTACAAAGGGAATAGAATATAATTTAGAAAAATAA
- a CDS encoding sulfatase-like hydrolase/transferase translates to MRTILLLTFLLLSSLLYAQQPNIVFILADDLGYGDLSCYGAKDIRTPVIDKLCSDGVKFTRAYANSTVCSPSRASILTGNYPDRVGVPGVIRNMPDNTWGNLADGISTLPEELQEAGYHTALIGKWHLGYKSPDLPNDRGFDFFKGFLGDMMDDYYTHLRGGINWMRENSKEINPKGHATDLFSDWSVQYIQERSQKDEPFFLFLTYNAPHDPVQPPMEWLKKIQEREPGATLKRQKLIAFIEHLDAGIGKVINSLESENISDNTIIIFTSDNGGALTYGANNAPFRGGKGDMFEGGIRVPCIVKWSECINPHSTDQPIMLMDFYPTLLEAAGGKVNNNLPSQSLLASLKNGKYFKDNRMMVWVRREGHKFGGRDYYAISDGDNKLLQNTPFESYSFFDMKDNCFEKVPSGDSKQSNRLQKELTKHIQKSGNMPWQ, encoded by the coding sequence ATGCGAACTATCCTACTTTTAACTTTTCTCCTACTTTCATCACTGCTATATGCTCAACAGCCCAATATCGTTTTTATCCTTGCCGATGATTTAGGTTATGGCGATTTATCGTGTTACGGAGCGAAAGACATTCGCACACCTGTTATCGATAAACTGTGTAGTGACGGAGTTAAATTTACACGAGCATACGCAAACAGCACCGTTTGCTCGCCGAGTCGAGCCTCTATATTAACAGGGAATTACCCCGACAGGGTTGGAGTGCCAGGTGTGATAAGAAATATGCCCGATAATACCTGGGGCAACCTGGCTGATGGCATTTCAACACTGCCGGAAGAACTTCAAGAAGCAGGCTATCATACAGCGTTGATTGGGAAATGGCATTTGGGCTATAAAAGTCCGGACTTACCTAACGATAGGGGATTTGATTTTTTTAAAGGTTTTTTAGGCGACATGATGGATGACTATTATACCCACCTGAGAGGCGGTATAAATTGGATGCGTGAAAATTCAAAAGAAATTAACCCCAAAGGACATGCAACGGATTTGTTTTCAGATTGGTCGGTACAATACATTCAGGAAAGAAGCCAAAAAGATGAACCCTTTTTTTTGTTTCTGACTTACAACGCCCCTCACGACCCTGTTCAACCGCCAATGGAATGGTTGAAGAAAATTCAGGAACGGGAGCCAGGCGCAACATTAAAAAGGCAAAAGCTAATTGCTTTTATTGAGCACCTCGATGCTGGTATCGGCAAGGTAATAAACAGCCTCGAATCCGAAAATATTTCCGACAACACCATAATTATTTTTACCTCCGATAACGGAGGTGCTCTTACTTACGGGGCAAACAATGCTCCATTCAGAGGAGGCAAAGGCGATATGTTTGAAGGGGGCATTCGGGTACCATGCATTGTAAAATGGTCTGAATGTATTAACCCGCACTCAACAGACCAACCAATTATGCTAATGGATTTTTACCCAACACTCCTTGAAGCAGCAGGAGGAAAAGTGAATAATAATCTACCGTCTCAAAGTTTGCTCGCTTCATTGAAAAATGGAAAGTATTTTAAAGATAACAGGATGATGGTTTGGGTACGCCGGGAAGGACACAAGTTTGGAGGTAGGGATTACTATGCCATTTCGGATGGCGACAATAAATTACTTCAAAATACTCCTTTCGAATCCTATTCATTTTTTGACATGAAAGATAATTGCTTTGAGAAAGTACCATCAGGAGACAGCAAACAAAGCAATCGCTTGCAGAAGGAGCTTACCAAACACATCCAAAAATCAGGGAATATGCCATGGCAATGA
- a CDS encoding sulfatase — MKKYFIYIFSFVSIVVTIASCGKSKVDDNPRPNIVFIFTDDHATQAISAYGGIYKDIAPTPNIDKLADEGIMLTNMLCTNAICGPSRASILTGKYSHKNGYLKNYKGGRFDNDQWTYPKALQAAGYKTAMIGKWHLASEPKGFNYYKYHVSRGEQGYYWDPVYNENGDTITEEGYATNLTTNFALNWLDSQKKDEPFCLLLQYKAPHRPWQPDSIYQNMYDNIEIPYPSTFNDKYEGRQVTAGNTEMTMDYLSREDLKMTPPDSLSEKQKGNWINFGIKRNENVIPKKGMNPTDVRKWKYQRYIKDYLATIKSVDDNIGRVLDYLKQHGLEDNTIVIYSSDQGFFLGDHGWFDKRFMYEQSLHMPFLLRYSGKIEKGIVCDDIITNIDIAPTILEMAGVPIPKEVQGRSFYSNLKGDTPEDWRQSMYYHYYEYPFWHHVQPHYGIRTKRYKLIHFYYDIDLWEFYDIENDPNEMVNLIDSKEYRSMIDSMKMELVQLMKKYGNDKSLDEFRLISDTDFGGLESDK, encoded by the coding sequence ATGAAAAAATATTTTATATACATATTTTCATTTGTTAGCATTGTAGTTACAATTGCTTCATGTGGCAAATCTAAAGTTGATGATAATCCAAGACCAAATATTGTATTCATTTTCACAGATGACCATGCTACTCAGGCAATTTCTGCTTATGGTGGAATTTATAAAGATATTGCACCAACTCCAAATATTGATAAGTTGGCAGACGAGGGGATAATGTTGACTAATATGTTGTGCACGAATGCGATATGTGGACCAAGTAGAGCTTCTATTCTAACAGGAAAGTACAGCCATAAGAATGGATATTTGAAAAATTATAAGGGAGGACGATTCGATAATGATCAATGGACTTATCCCAAAGCACTTCAAGCAGCAGGATATAAGACCGCAATGATTGGTAAATGGCATTTAGCCTCTGAGCCTAAGGGTTTTAATTATTATAAATATCATGTCTCTCGAGGGGAGCAAGGATATTATTGGGATCCTGTTTATAACGAAAATGGTGATACTATTACAGAAGAGGGATACGCCACGAATCTGACAACTAACTTTGCTTTGAATTGGTTAGATAGTCAAAAGAAAGATGAGCCATTTTGTTTGTTGTTACAGTACAAAGCACCACACAGGCCATGGCAACCTGATTCTATTTACCAGAATATGTATGACAACATTGAAATACCATATCCATCAACTTTTAATGATAAATATGAAGGAAGGCAGGTGACAGCTGGTAATACAGAGATGACCATGGATTATCTTAGCCGGGAAGATTTAAAGATGACACCACCTGATTCTTTATCTGAAAAACAAAAAGGAAATTGGATTAATTTTGGGATAAAAAGAAATGAAAATGTAATCCCTAAAAAAGGAATGAATCCAACTGATGTTCGAAAATGGAAATATCAGCGCTATATTAAGGATTATTTAGCTACCATAAAATCGGTAGATGACAACATTGGTCGAGTATTAGATTATTTAAAACAACACGGATTAGAAGACAATACCATAGTGATCTATTCTTCGGATCAAGGATTTTTTTTAGGCGATCATGGTTGGTTTGATAAGCGTTTTATGTATGAGCAGTCTCTTCATATGCCTTTTCTATTAAGATATTCAGGCAAAATAGAAAAAGGAATTGTTTGTGATGATATTATTACTAATATCGATATAGCACCAACAATTCTGGAAATGGCTGGAGTACCTATTCCAAAAGAAGTTCAGGGGCGTAGTTTTTATTCAAATTTAAAAGGTGATACTCCTGAAGATTGGAGACAATCTATGTATTATCATTACTATGAATATCCATTCTGGCATCATGTTCAACCTCATTATGGAATAAGGACTAAACGATATAAGCTAATTCACTTTTACTACGATATTGACTTGTGGGAATTTTATGATATAGAAAACGATCCAAATGAAATGGTAAACCTAATTGACTCAAAAGAATATCGCTCAATGATAGATAGCATGAAAATGGAGTTGGTTCAGCTGATGAAAAAGTATGGCAATGATAAAAGCTTGGATGAATTTAGACTGATCTCTGATACTGACTTTGGTGGCTTGGAATCAGACAAATAA
- a CDS encoding RteC domain-containing protein — MKTNDYNNILQKLEEKICKLKLEESDKIIRAEKALGYCKLAFTDLKILIQGEGFNNEADEIRFFKQIKPQVLSKLIYYAEILQLETHRPNANRKFQIKYLKKEFKKYQGYLNEHYEFFQYYKTNQTCFDKAYFTRYGEVVYVGLKNYGYLTDPEFCTSHDELVAHILACEQLEKYIDEEITALKSKGMFWQRSNSEKKQLNLKWTATKVALIELIYALHSSNSINNGKTDIKELIGLFEQVFDIQLDKAYRAFIDIQMRKKERTKFLDTLRQVLLNRMDQED, encoded by the coding sequence ATGAAAACAAACGATTATAATAACATTCTTCAGAAACTGGAAGAAAAGATATGTAAATTAAAATTAGAAGAATCAGATAAAATAATTCGGGCAGAGAAGGCCTTGGGATATTGTAAATTGGCTTTTACAGATTTGAAAATATTGATTCAAGGTGAAGGATTCAACAATGAAGCAGATGAGATCAGGTTTTTCAAACAAATAAAGCCACAAGTTCTAAGTAAGTTAATTTATTATGCAGAAATCCTTCAACTTGAAACGCACCGTCCTAACGCAAACCGAAAATTCCAGATAAAGTATTTGAAAAAGGAATTTAAGAAGTACCAGGGATATCTCAATGAGCATTATGAGTTTTTCCAGTACTATAAGACAAATCAAACCTGTTTTGACAAGGCTTATTTTACACGTTACGGAGAGGTAGTTTATGTTGGATTAAAGAATTACGGTTATTTGACTGATCCTGAGTTTTGTACTTCTCATGATGAGTTGGTTGCCCATATTTTGGCTTGTGAGCAACTGGAGAAATACATTGACGAAGAAATAACTGCTTTAAAAAGTAAAGGAATGTTTTGGCAAAGGTCTAATAGTGAAAAGAAACAACTTAATCTCAAATGGACTGCCACCAAAGTAGCACTGATTGAATTAATCTATGCACTTCATAGTTCAAATTCCATAAATAATGGAAAAACCGATATAAAAGAATTAATCGGTTTGTTTGAGCAGGTATTCGATATCCAACTTGATAAGGCGTATAGGGCTTTTATAGATATTCAAATGCGTAAAAAGGAGAGAACAAAGTTTCTGGATACATTGAGACAAGTATTGCTAAACAGAATGGATCAGGAAGACTGA
- a CDS encoding helix-turn-helix domain-containing protein, producing MPTEIVTTDDLREFKIDLLKEFKQLLAVHHGQPSKKWLKSFEVRKLLGISPGTLQNLRVNGTLPFTKIGGVIFYDSEDINKMMKENLVQNRFEFRRRV from the coding sequence ATGCCAACAGAAATTGTAACTACCGATGACTTGCGTGAATTCAAAATCGATTTGCTCAAAGAATTCAAACAATTGCTTGCCGTACATCACGGCCAGCCTTCGAAAAAATGGTTAAAATCTTTCGAAGTAAGAAAACTTCTTGGAATCTCTCCCGGAACACTTCAAAACCTGCGCGTCAATGGGACTTTACCTTTTACCAAAATTGGCGGGGTAATCTTTTACGACAGTGAAGACATCAACAAAATGATGAAGGAAAACCTGGTGCAAAACCGTTTTGAGTTCCGGCGCAGGGTATGA
- a CDS encoding AAA family ATPase: MEERRSHEIPIPSTSKPTRIIPNPYKEIAEIRNGMHQFGFTDCRNWLEKLGKQKYGEHFRLYQEDSALIYSLVVYAIEDKKEASKRKLDLKKGILLSGPIGCGKTTLMSLVKYFFQPRKQYQIKSTRDISFEFEKNGYKVINRYSKSLSNLSYTNPVPSIFCFDDLGIEQTQKHYGNECNAMAEILLSRYDLFISKGIPTHLTTNLSASEIEEKYGNRVRSRMREMFNLVAFDKNAGDKRI; the protein is encoded by the coding sequence ATGGAAGAGAGAAGAAGTCACGAAATTCCAATCCCCTCCACGTCGAAACCGACAAGGATTATTCCGAACCCTTATAAGGAAATTGCGGAAATCAGAAATGGGATGCACCAGTTTGGTTTCACGGATTGTCGCAACTGGTTGGAAAAATTAGGAAAACAAAAATATGGGGAACATTTCAGACTTTACCAGGAAGATTCAGCTTTAATTTACAGTTTGGTGGTTTATGCCATTGAAGATAAAAAAGAAGCCTCGAAGCGAAAACTGGACTTGAAGAAAGGTATCCTTTTATCCGGGCCAATCGGATGCGGAAAAACCACGCTTATGAGCCTTGTGAAGTATTTCTTCCAGCCCCGCAAACAATATCAAATTAAATCCACCCGTGATATCAGTTTTGAATTTGAAAAAAATGGTTACAAAGTGATAAACAGGTACAGCAAAAGTCTATCCAACCTGAGTTACACTAACCCTGTTCCAAGCATTTTTTGCTTCGATGATTTGGGAATAGAACAAACACAAAAACACTATGGAAATGAATGCAATGCTATGGCTGAAATCCTGCTTAGCCGTTATGATTTGTTTATTTCCAAAGGTATTCCGACGCATTTAACCACGAATCTTTCCGCTTCAGAGATTGAAGAAAAATACGGCAATCGTGTCCGCAGCCGAATGCGTGAAATGTTCAATCTGGTTGCATTTGATAAGAACGCAGGAGATAAACGGATTTAA
- a CDS encoding DUF4134 domain-containing protein — MKKKILKVYQKTMALFAITVLGVYNSFAQSSAGIDQATSEVSSYVDPVANLIIAIGAVVGLIGGVRVYIKWQSGDQDTQKAIMGWFGACLFLILVGVVIRSFFS; from the coding sequence ATGAAGAAAAAGATTCTGAAAGTTTATCAAAAAACAATGGCGTTGTTTGCCATAACTGTCCTTGGAGTTTACAACAGTTTTGCACAAAGCTCAGCCGGAATTGACCAGGCAACGTCCGAAGTTAGTTCGTACGTTGACCCGGTTGCCAACCTGATTATTGCCATTGGTGCAGTGGTTGGTCTAATCGGTGGTGTACGTGTGTACATCAAGTGGCAAAGTGGCGACCAGGATACCCAGAAAGCAATCATGGGCTGGTTTGGTGCCTGTCTGTTCCTGATTCTTGTGGGAGTAGTAATCCGCTCATTCTTTTCATAA
- a CDS encoding DUF4133 domain-containing protein translates to MKSYIIQKIDTNLYIKGFSGQLVYSALYAVIAALLLFVVLYIFIGTFVAIVVCVPSFFAYLYRLNQIQKKYGHAGWGKKRISKQLPEFITIKKRFLR, encoded by the coding sequence ATGAAATCCTACATCATTCAAAAAATAGACACTAACCTTTACATCAAAGGTTTTTCCGGGCAGCTTGTGTATTCAGCGCTCTATGCTGTAATTGCCGCCCTGCTTTTGTTTGTGGTACTCTATATCTTCATCGGGACTTTTGTTGCTATAGTTGTTTGTGTCCCTTCCTTTTTTGCGTACCTGTATAGGCTTAATCAAATCCAAAAGAAATACGGCCATGCCGGATGGGGTAAAAAAAGAATCTCCAAACAACTCCCTGAATTTATCACCATCAAAAAACGCTTTTTAAGATGA